DNA sequence from the Siniperca chuatsi isolate FFG_IHB_CAS linkage group LG3, ASM2008510v1, whole genome shotgun sequence genome:
TGGCTTTCATTTCCTCTTATTCCTCACATTATGCCTCTACTTTTTCACACCCTTCTTGAATAAGCTTCCCAACACACGTGTCACTGTAGTAGCTGCAGTTAtccacacatttacacattgcacacacacacacacacacacacacacacacacatcagttgTTGCTGGGAAATGACAATACATCATCCATTGCCCCTTCAAAATGCACCACTGTTTGTCTACTGAATCTTATGTTTTGTGGTGTGGCCCCAGTTTCTTTGCGGTGAGTGCGTGCCCTGACTTTACTCTTCTTTCTGGGTTGACTCATCTGATTCCAGATGATCCAGTGGTGTATGTCTCTTACATTAATGAGaatcagtttctgttcagtgcTGCTGCTTTGCAATGTAGATTTTATCACACTCCTCTGCTTTCAATGCATACTGTAGTGAAGTATGAAACTGTGGTGAGACGATAGTCTGATGTTTTGCTCCGTTCTATCTAGAGCTTGAATGTGACAGCTTCAATGGCGACAGCGGGCCTGCACCGGTAAGATGCATGCTTAGATACTAAATTATTAGCATAATGATACATACTGCAAcaatcagaaataaataaaatgtattaagcTCTTATAAAGGATTTATTCTTGCGCTTGTCCCTTTACACAGCCCAGGGTCCAGTGTCCTGTTAAAGAACATCTCAGCTCATTTCCTTCATTTACTAGAACACCCTGCGGCCCTGTAGGGTTTAGTATACATGAACTTTAGTATAGGGTAATCTGAATAGTCTCATtattctctgcctctgtctctcagtcGCTCAGAGGCCTGGCAGACATTTTGTTCCTGatgagaaacagctgtttggctCTGTCTGACCCAAGTGCCGCTAGTGAAGGGACGGCTGATGGAGAGGCGCTACTGGAGGTCAGAGCAGCagatacaaaacacaaacacacattcttacacgtgcaaacacatacagtgttCTCAATTCCCCCATCTTGTGTCCTGCAACTTGGACAGAAACTTTTCACAGCGACAGAGGCCGTCCTGTCCCCTGGTCACCTGGACAGCAGTAAAGATGTGAGCGGATTGCTTAGTATGGTGGAGAACGCCATTATGTTCATTGGTCCACAGCTCAAAGACAAACTCACCAAGATAGAGACGACTGAGACAGGTAACAGTGTCCATAAGCTCAGCCGTGGTCTGCATactgtatttgaaaatgtatacgCTTACAGGCCTTTTCCATGGACAATGATATATGcacagttaaataaaagtgggaAAGCTAATGtagtgtgtaagtgtgtcaTTTGAAATGAGTTATCTgttcaaacagaaacagagattgCAGTGCAGAGGGGAAAGACTCGACCCACCGGATCAATCCATCTGACCAATGAGAATGCAAGCCTCGACACTGACTGGACAACAGCAGCTGGGACGGGAACATACCCTGGTAAACTTCTCTTCTCTTATGACAAATAAGTCACAATTTTCATGTATATCAGCTATTATCATGATTCTTACTATTGTCTTTTACAGGTTTTGCTCTGGCTGCATTGTTGAGCTACAAGAACCTTGAGAGCTCTGTTAACCATTACTTTGAGGACCTGACAGGACTTGAAAAAGATGGTGTGAATCCCTCCTTTCAGATCTTCTCTAGAGTTGTGTCTGTTCTGGTTTCCAACCCATCCACTCAGAGCTTGAGCTGTCCTGTCAACATCACCCTCAGACATCTACAGGTacatgtcccacagtctttccAGTGTGGTCCTACTTCTACCAGTGTGTTACTTCTTTCGATCATTATAGTCAAAACAGTACAGGAGTACTGGAATATGAAGATGTAAATGACACATACAGCTTGCTTATGACataaaggttttgttttgtgcatAGGACACAGAGGAGTCCCCTGAGGTGAGCTACATCTGTGCGTACTGGAGTGAGAAAGGGGCCTGGTCCACAGATGGTTGCTATCAACAGCACTCCAAtgccacacacactgtgtgtacatgtgaacaTCTGAGCAGCTTTGCTGTGTTAATGGCACTCTACCCTATAGAGGTAagaagcagacacacacacacgcacacaccataaaaatctaaataaaatgtcGATCTTAACAAAGCATTTAGTGTTGAACTAATATTGgtactttttctttaaaatagtGTAAAACCCCACTAAGAAAATTGCTTTTAAATCTTGACATTCAATGAACCAAACAGTTTCTCACTGGTAACAAGTAAAATCATTTTGGCCTAGTGGCAGATTCTCCTGTATGGAACCCCAAAATGTTCactattaaataaatcaaaaaaggCATTATGAAATGAACAATCATATGAATaacatgtgtaaaatatatatatgaaccaACAACATCATGTAGTACCCCCTGCATCTCTTAAGCTAGCAAGCTCAATAACTGCTACCAGATTTAGCCACTTAGCTCCTGTTAGCTTGAGCAACAACAATGACAGCGTTATTCTGAATCAACTAtctagctgctgctgcaggcagctgttttagcGAAGTAGCTCTGATAAATGATCTACCTGCCCAACAACAAATGGCAGACAaaattagcgactagctggtgagcatagtggagcatttagcagttaaagagccagatatttccctcaggagttgatggagaccaaagaggagagtaaatattggacttacattcaacaggtggccagaaactccaaatgaatgctgatgttgctccatatctgcttgatgtgtaaataggtgactgtttgctaacaagtttgctttatcaactttataatgtaatatcaatgttgtgtttgcaaCTTGTTTACACTGCTCCCAAGTGACCAAAAGATTAGTTATTGCTGCCTTAAATACAAAGAGATTATCATTCTTTAAAAGTGTGCTTTACCAAGCAAAGTATGATGGACAATAaacttctctctttccctctcttcctcactcACCTACTTTATATGtcagtgtaaacacacattATGTTGTAAATAATAACCTAACTAATAACTCCAATTAAACACCTCGGGACCTGACCTGTCTTCTCTACTAGCACACCTTCGGGCTCCTGCTGGTGACCAAGATAGGGCTGACCTTCTCCCTGCTGTGTCTTATACTGTCCATCCTGACATTCAAGTTCTGCCGCTCCATACAAGGGACCCGCACCACCATCCACCTGCACCTCTGTATCTGCCTCTTCATGGCTGACCTCATCTTTCTGGCTGGCATTTCACAAACGGAACCTGTGGTATGTCTGTGCAAGCAAATAGTGACTTCAGTTACATGGAGTGCAATAATCTGACTGTTGACCTAATCTTTATTAAGaaagtaatttgattaaaatgtttacaatggGTTGAACTATTCCACTCATCTTCCTGTTCACAGGCTACAAATCGGAGCTCAGTTAATAACTGAAGAAGCGCTCTTCACGTTAATATCCCTGCAATACTGAACCTCAAACCCATCTTCCTGCCATTTTACAGGGGTTATCTTGAGGcaaaaaggattaaaaaaaactatgatTCAAGAgtttttcacatacagtacacttgAGAAGGCTTACAGTGGAGCGGAAAATCACAAAATTCCCAAATAGGAACCATGTTTGTACTTACTAGTAGTAGAGAGCATTCCTAAGTGAACCAAAATTGTAATACCCGTGTcttaatcagtggtggaaagtaactagtacAGTTTTGTggaacttgtactttacttgagtatttctattttatgcaactttatacatgtactccactacatttcagaggcacaCGTTGTAGTTTTTGCTcaagtacatttatttgacagctatagttactccaggaattactttgcagattaggatttcacatacaaaacatatagtCAATTTATGATTCATTTTTACAGAGTCAACCATCCAACAGTACATGAATTAGTTAAATTTAGCACCAGCTCAGCCTGTACAATATTAAATTGTTGGTCAAACGTACGCAATAATATTATACTAACTactgcttccaccactggtctTAATTTAATGAATCTGACTGTAATCTAATTGCGAggacatttctttatttaaagcaTTGTCTTTATCAGATTACTGCTGTAAATGCagttgcaaagaaacatttcattcCTCTGTTCCTTCCACTCTgatcttttctttcttcatatTACATTACAGGGCGGCTGCAGGTTTGTTGCAGCGATGctccatttcttcttcttggcAGTGTTTACCTGGATGCTGTTAGAAGGGGTTCAGCTGTACCGTATGGTGGTCCTGGTGTTCAATGCCAACATTCGGCCCCTCTACTTATTCGTCACTGGTTATGGGACACCCCTTGTTATCGTCATTATATCTGGCATCATTAGACCAAAGGGATACGGCACTAACCAGCAGTAAGTGtggcagtatgtgtgtgtgtttacatcagtGGATTACACAGACCTGATCTATCTCGCTGACGTAAGGTAAACCCTGTCATGCATGTGTTTCCTTCCACCTAACTAGCTGCTGGCTGTCCCTGAAAGACGGCCTCATCTGGAGTTTCTTCGGCCCTGTGtgcttcatcatcatcctcaacGTCTTCTTTTTCATCATCACCGTCTGGAAGCTCGCCCAGAAGTTCACCAGCCTCAACCCAGACCTCTCCAAACTACACAAAATTAAGTCagtctgtgtatttgtttgcttttggcTTTTTGTGAGTCTTCTCATGCTGTCGTAATGTGTGAAGTAATGTGACCCTTACCTAGTCTACTGCGAATGCAAGCACAGAGTTAATACGCATGTTGGTCAAATGGGGCAGCTTTGGGAATTGAAAAATGCATGAATGGAAAGAATGGGAAAGTTTTGTGAGGGAAAAATGTAGAGAATGTTTTCACAGTACCGACTCTATTCTCTAATGGGGTGCTACTGAGGGACTTTCCCCCCCAACTCCATCTATACATGCTCATTTTTTACTCCACTCAGTGCATTTGTAGACAACACTGTATAAAAACGTGCAGCTGCACAACACATCTTAgctttaatgcaaaaaaatccATTCTTGGATACACTGGTTCATCAATCACTAACGTTTAATTAAGTCCAGGGAATTGGGAATGTGAACTCATATATAACTAAAATCAAGGGAGCAGCTTTTCAGTTAAGAAAAACggtttctgttgtttctgtcagTGGAAATACTTGTATCCCATCCCCATTTCAGATGGATTTCTCTTTGTCTGATTGATGAATTGTTGGTAAAGTTGGTGAGTCTACTGAAATCAAAACTCCATTGATCTGTACTCTCGGTTTACAAGAGtacagatttacacattttatcTCTACTTATTCATGAGAATAAGAAGGATACATCACCAAATACAACAAAGGGCCCATGCAGAGTACACTGCCAGAAACTCCTTTAAAAATAGTGTTTCTCTGCAAGGATTCTTTCCTTTAAGCTAATATTTTATCAGTTGCCTTtggcttttcttcttccaccaGCTTTCAATAGACAGTAAATTGATGAGAACA
Encoded proteins:
- the LOC122873495 gene encoding adhesion G protein-coupled receptor E2, whose product is MGSGKELLILGLLCMLWKCFSLCDLGFEQIDNHCVDVDECQETVEGCGEHAECFNTNGSFYCQCRSGFTNIHGKVNFTVVNGQCQDFNECHNDSNICGHNAHCSNLIGNYSCTCNSGYTTASSSSGGCIDINECSEAEIKNEDLCGVKGTCKNVNGSYWCKCPKGYTNYGNQRSPCSELECDSFNGDSGPAPSLRGLADILFLMRNSCLALSDPSAASEGTADGEALLEKLFTATEAVLSPGHLDSSKDVSGLLSMVENAIMFIGPQLKDKLTKIETTETETEIAVQRGKTRPTGSIHLTNENASLDTDWTTAAGTGTYPGFALAALLSYKNLESSVNHYFEDLTGLEKDGVNPSFQIFSRVVSVLVSNPSTQSLSCPVNITLRHLQDTEESPEVSYICAYWSEKGAWSTDGCYQQHSNATHTVCTCEHLSSFAVLMALYPIEHTFGLLLVTKIGLTFSLLCLILSILTFKFCRSIQGTRTTIHLHLCICLFMADLIFLAGISQTEPVGGCRFVAAMLHFFFLAVFTWMLLEGVQLYRMVVLVFNANIRPLYLFVTGYGTPLVIVIISGIIRPKGYGTNQHCWLSLKDGLIWSFFGPVCFIIILNVFFFIITVWKLAQKFTSLNPDLSKLHKIKAFTVTAIAQMCILGLMWVFGAFLFQGSPIAVAYSFTILNSLQGTLIFIMHCLLSKQVRDEYAHFLSCICTPQKKGFSDLSSTNPSSSQSQGSRSGQITGESQM